The DNA segment TCGAACACATAGACAAATGCAGTAGGCAAGAAATGAAATCTAAATTTTATAAGGATTAAATTTGTAGATTAGGCCTGTCTAAAAATTAATATATGCTTTCATTTCCTCTTTTGAAAAAGCGCGATTTTACTTATACTTCAGGGATATGGTTATTCTTTGTTTTTTGATAACTCAAATTTCTATAGCATCCTTTTAGCTGATGCCTCTTGAATCTTCAGAATGAAAATATCATATTACCCCCTTTATATTAACTTGCATGTTTGTATTTTTGAATAACCTGAAAAAAAACATTTTAGTTGTTTTTTTATTTCTACTGTTAATTCCTTTTATAGCGCTCTCGCAGGGGAGTACGATTCCAATTACGCTTCCTAAAGTATTGCCGGCTTCTCCTCAGGCTCAGACCTATATGAGATATGGTGAAATTCCGATTGATTTAAGCACCGGTGTTCCCAATATTAGTATCCCTATATACACCCTAAAGGCAAATAAACTTGAAATTCCTATAAATATATCCTATCATGCATCGGGTAACAAGGTAAGTGATATCGCATCAACAGTGGGACTAGGCTGGGTGCTCAATGCAGGCGGAGTGATTGTGCAGAACATCGTAAATAATGAGGATTCCTATCCGCTGGATTTTGCATTCTCTTCAGCGCAGGATGTCGATAATTTATTGGCTTCTCAAGCTAATACGACGGATGTTAGGTGGCTGCAATACGCTGGAAATAAAAATTATGTTTCAACCGGGGATATTGCGTCAGACAAATACTATATTAACTTTAATGGTTTTTCTGGCTTTTTCCGATATAATATGGTGAGTAAGGAGATTGAAACAATGCCTTATTCTACCTTGAAAATAAAACGAATTAACTTCAATTCTTTTGAGATTACTGATGATGAAGGAATAATTTGGAAGTTTGATCATAAAGGAGTTCAGCAAGGTCCCAATGGATTTATAGGAGGATCGAAGGAATATTATCTGACAAAAATCGGATTTCCAGGATCGAATGAAACAGTCGACCTTAACTATATAAATTCAGATGAATATTATACCTACGGATTTTCTGAAACAGCCCGACACGGCGTACAAGTTAAACATGAGGGTTGGATAAAGTTAGATCCTAACTTTGACGAATACGTGCAAAGTACCAGCACGAATTATATTAATTCTCGTGAGACCGATTTGTTGTATCAGACGAAAGTTAACTCCCCACTGCTTTCATCTATAACATGGAAAAATAGAGTGCTATCTTTCAACTATTTAAAAGACAGGCTGGATCCGATGAAGGAACGACTATCAACTATCGAAATTAAGGATGGCGATGTATCAAAAATCACGAGTTTTGACAATAATCATTACCTAGGAGTCAACAGCGGTAATTATAGGTTAATGCTAAATGGAATTAAGGTAGATCAGGAAGAATATAAGTTTTCTTATAATCCAATTGATCTACCATACTATTCAAATTACAATTATCAGACAGATAAGGCTTTTTGTGAAGATTTCTGGGGCTATTATAATGGGAATCATAAACATCATATTCCATTTAAATGGACTGAAGGAACTATAGTGAATAATTTAATTACTAAGGCTGTCCGTAGTTATGTTCCTTCAAGAGAACCAGATACATCACTCGTTAAAGCTGGTATTTTAACTGCCATCAGGTATCCTACTGGTGGACGGTCAGAATTTGAATTTGAATTGAACCGGGGTAAAAACGTCTATTCCGGGTTCCCGGAGAAAACAGATTCCATTAATTATTTTGGCGGATTGAGAATCAAAAAAGTGATCAATTTTGAGGGAGATAAAATATCGGAGTCAAAATTCTATGAGTATTCCGGGGGGGCAACGACCCGCATGATTACACCTGCTCATTTTTTAAAGAATACTGCAGTGTTTTATGTGCCTAAAACAGCCCAGCCCGCTGGAATGTATAATTACCAGGACATTAATGTCTATGATAATGAATTTGCATCCCACGCAATGAGTGGTTTTCCCTTTGACGACAATGGGTCTGTAGGGTTTTACAAAAATGTCACAGTGTATAACGATGCCCTGGATAAAAAGTCCGGAAAAACAGACTACGAATATTCGTCCTACATTCCAGCAGATATTATCAATCTGGACCGGGGCAGCATTAAACCTGACCTTCTAAAGCAACGCGAGTATGAATATAAAAATGGAGCTTATGGCCTCTTGAAGGAAACTACAAATGGTTATACTAAAGTCGCTTTACCAAAATTCCTGACTGCAATTCGAGTAGAAGAAGAAGACAAAACCACTGACCCTTATCCTATCCTCCTGGAGGATATACCTTTTAAATATTATCTCCAATCTTTGAAAGTATTGGGTTACCAGTTTAATAAGAATTTCTCAGTTTGGGGTGTCTTAGGGGATAAAAGCTTTAACCTGTTAACTGAAACTTCTGTCAAAGATTTTGCCCCAGGTGGCGTAATTGAATCTAAGACTTCTTATTTATATGATCCGTCCTATCGACTTTTAACACCAATTGAAGTCAGGAAAACTGGAAGTGACAATATAGTCAGGAGGGAGGTTTTCACACATCCTTTTGATTATCCCGGTAACACCGATTATCAGCAGATGGTAATTCAAAATATACGCTCTCCCACTGTGGAAGTTTTTAGTTATAAAGAAAGTGTGCTTCTAAGTAAAACAAAGCAAGATTTTAAAAAATTTGGGAATCAATTTTTCGTGGGAAATGTCAGCGCTGCGAAGGGAAATGATGTTTATGAAAAAAGAATCAACTATTTGAAGTATGATGAAAATGGCAATCCTCTTTTCATTACTAAAGACAGCGTAACCAAAATCGTATATCTATGGAGCTATAAAGGTGAATTTCCTGTTGCGGAGATTACCAATGTTTCCTACACTGATATGGAGGGGGTCTTGGGTACAGCGAATATAGCTAGCTTCAGAAATTCAAATCCTGATAAAGGAGCATTAGATAATTTTCTTCAGCCACTAAAATTGGCTTTCCCTCAAGCCCGGATTTCTCAGTATACTTACAAATCATTGTTAGGTATAACCACGTCTACTGACATTAAAGGCTTAACGACGTATTATCAATATGATAATTTTCACAAGCTTAAAAGTGTTAAAGATCACAACGGTAATATAATCAGGAATTATCAATATAATTATAAGCCAGTTCCAGTATCTACAGTTTACTACAATGCTCGCAAGGAGGCCAGAATAATTAGAAACAACTGCGGTGTAGGGAAAGTTGGAGGAGAGGTTGTTTACGTTGTGCCTGAGGGGACTTACACTTCGACCCTTTCTCAGGCAAGTGCAGATTATAGAGCCGACAGAGATATTGAATTAAATGGTCAGAATTACGCAAATAATGCTGGAAGCTGTAATATTGATAATTCAAACCCTACGAACTTGAATTTTAATATTGAAAATTCATTGCCTCAGGGGATTACCGTTATTTTGAATGTAAATGGGACTCCGGTAAGCGACGCGAAATTTATTGCTTCAGGGGGATCTGTTACGGTTACAACTCCAATTTCCCAAGGCTCCCTTTTCAATGTTTCTCTAATGATTACGTCGGCCAACCTTCCACATGCAGCATTGTTGTCGGATGGCAATATTGATATCGACGGGCTGGTCAGCTCAAATAATATTATTTTTAATAATGTTAATTTGTCGGTTCCAAATACTTTTACAATCACACTCTTTTAAAATGTCAGCACAGATCTAAATTTTACCGCACCTTCATTTTATGAAAAAAGTATTTCTATCATTGGTAATTTAACTGATTTTTAGCACTTATAGTGGTTATTTTTTTACCTGATTAGAGACCTGCGGTCACTATTTTATAAATAGAAATTTCTGACTTCTTTTTCAAAATAGAAGAGCTGATCTTATGTCTGATTAAAAAAATAAGCAAATGCAGAAACTGGTAAAAGCTAGAGGAATGTATCGAGAGTTGGTTTTAAAGAAATTAAATAATAATATGTTTATGAAAACAACAACAATTGCATTAATACTAGCACTTACAACAGTTGGAGTATACGCACAAGATCCGAACATTGGAATAGCACTTGGACCACCAAGTCTTGGAATTAAAATTAAAAATAATTTCCCCGCCTATACCGGGAATTTTGCGCGAGCCTTTACGTTGAGTAATGAGAATGGAACTGTCGATTTCTTTGGTTTGGGTACTTTTGGAAGCGCAGTAAATGGTGTAGCTACTCTTGGTTATGGATATTTAGGAACCAATTCTAATAAACCTCTAATGGCTTTTTTGCCAAATGGCAATGTAGGAATTGGTACAACTGCACCCAATGCAAAACTAACAGTTGCTGGTAACATCTATGCAAGAGAGGTGAAAGTCGCCGTTGATGCTGGTGCTGATTTTGTATTTGAAGATTCCTATATAAACTTAACATTGAAAGAAACGGAGCAGTTTATTAAAATAAACAAACATCTTCCGGGTATTCCACCTGCCGATAAAATGATCAAAGATGGCTTGAATCTAAGCGAAATGAATATTAAGCTTTTACAAAAAATTGAAGAGCTTACACTTCATTTAATAGAACAGGATAAACGATTGCAGAAGCAGGAAGCAGAGATTGAAAGTTTAAAAAAGAGAAAACTAAATAACTAGAAATCGACTCCTATTTAAGCCATATCATCTTATAAGATGATATGGCTTAATAAATAATATTTACTTAACAGCCTGTTAATCCTTGAGTTGCAACTTTGCATCATAAACTTAAACTGTTATCCCTATGCAGGAGTTGTTTTTGATAATATGCTTAATTGTATTGGTTGCATTCTTTTTCAGTCCTTACGAACTGATGATGGAGGAAGATGATGTCTAAAAGAGAAGTGGATATTGCCGTAATTTCAGATGTTCATCTTGGAACTTATGGCTGCCACGCGAAAGAATTATTGAAATACCTGAAGAGCATTAAACCCAAGATGCTCGTGCTCAATGGCGATATCATCGACATCTGGCAGTTCAGCAAACGGTACTGGCCGGAAACCCACATGAAAGTGGTGCGCAAGCTCATGAAATTTGTAGTAGAAGGCGTACCGGTATATTACCTGACAGGAAATCATGATGAATTGCTGCGGAAATTTGCAGACATGCACATGGGGGCTTTTCACCTTCAGAATAAGCTGGTTATTGAACTGGACGGGAAGAAGGCCTGGTTTTTTCATGGAGACATCTTCGATGTAACCATGCAGCATTCCAAATGGCTGGCCAAATTAGGGGCCGTAGGTTATGATACCCTGATCCTGATCAATAGCCTGGTAAATTGGTGCCTGGAGCTGGTAGGCAGAGATAAAATGAGTTTTTCCAAAAAGATCAAAGCCGCATTTAAAGACGCGGTAAAGTTTATCAATAAGTTCGAATCAACAGCTGCAGAGCTGGCTGTGGAGAACGGTTATCAATATGTGATTTGTGGCCATATCCACCAGCCGGAAATGAGAACCGTAACGACTGAAGAAGGTTCGGTGATGTACCTAAATAGTGGAGATTGGGTGGAAAACCTGACCGCATTGGAATACAGTGATAAAGCTTGGAAGATTTTCAAATACGATCATAAGGATTTTGAAAAAGATGAAGTGGAAGAAGGCGAGCTCTCCGATAGTGAAGACCTTCACAGTAAGCTCGATATCAATGCCTTGCTTCAAAAGATTAAATTAGAAATTGTCTAGCGCGTAAAAATTGTAGATATTCGGTGCGAATGAAAATACTATACGCTATTCAGGGTACAGGAAACGGACATATTAGCAGGGCAAGGGAAATCGTTCCTTTATTGCAAAAGTATGGAGAAGTTGATTTATTGGTCAGCGGTACACAAGCTGACGTTAAATTGGTCCAGGAGGTGAAATATCAACTCCATGGCTTCAGCTTCGTCTTCGGTAAAAAAGGTGGCGTAAATCATTATGAAACCTGGAAGACGATGAACCTTCCACGTTTTATGAAAGACATGAAGACCATCCCGCTGAAAGATTACAATTTGATTCTGAATGATTTTGAGCCGGTAACGGCCTGGGCTTGCAGAACACAAGGTGTAGAAAGTGTAGGATTGAGTCATCAGGCCTCTTTTCAGTCGAGAAAAGTGCCTAAGCCTAAAAGTATAGACTGGGCACAGCTGGTGATGAAATATTATGCTCCGGCAAGTCATTATGTAGGTTTTCATTTCGAACGTTACGATGATTTTATCTATACACCGGTGATCCGTGCGGAGATTCGGAATATGGTGGTCAGCAATTTGGGCCATTATTCGGTCTACCTGCCGGCGATCGACGATAAATTCCTGGTTCCAATCCTGAAACAGATTCCACAAGTGAAATGGGAAGTCTTTTCTAAACACACCAAAATCAGCTATATAGATGGAAATGTGGAGGTGAGTCCGGTCAATAATGAACTGTTTAACAAAAGCCTGGCTTCCTGTGCGGGTTTGTTTACCGGAGGAGGCTTTGAAGGGCCAGCTGAAGCCCTGTTCCTTGGGAAGAAGTTGCTCGTTGCACCGATGAAATTTCAATATGAACAGCAGTGTAACGCTTTTGCATTGAAGAAATTTGGTTTGCCCGTGATCTGGGGAAGCAACAGGAATTGGTTGCCGATCATAAAAAACTGGGTAAATAATCCTCAGGAGCATCAGTTTCATTTTCCGGATGAAACAGCCGCTGTAATTGATAAAGTAGTAAAGGATTTTGCCAGATAATTTGCTTTACTTTGCCTTAGTATACAGGCATGATCAATCAATTTAGAAATTTAAACCCTATAAACCTGCTCCTGTTATTCGCATATACTTTTTTTATGCGCATGGCGATATTTGCAGATCCTCCGGCACAGCTGAACTTTGAGTTTCTGGAACCCTATACCAAGTTTTTTATCCAGATTCCGGTTCAAAATACCTTTTCTCCTATTGGCAATGCCTTTTTTGCAGCGATCATCATCTATGTTCAGGCGATTTTGTTCAACAGGGTGGTCAACAATCATGGTTTATTGAATAAACCAGGGTTCCTGCCAGCACTGTTGTATGTTACTGCAGCGGGTTTATTTATGCCTTTTCTGGTACTGAGCCCTACACTGATCTGTAATTTCCTGCTGATCTGGATCATGGACAAGTTCCTGAAGGTGGGTAAATCTGCCAATGCACTGATGATCATGTTTGATATCGGGATGATCATTGCGATCGGCACCCTGATCTATTTCCCGTTTATTGTGATGCTGGTGATGATCTGGTTCACGCTGTTGCTTTACCGTTCTTTTAACGGGAGGGAATGGATGGCAGGCCTGGTAGGCTTTTTAACGATCTTCTTTTTTGTCTGGGTATTTTATTACTGGAATGATAATCTTTCCATGTTTTATAAGATCTGGCTGCCCCTTGGTAATAAGTTTCCTTCGGTCTTTAAGATCAATTATAACGATTACCTGGTGCTTGTTCCGGTACTGGTGATGATGGTGCTGGCAATGATTCAATTGAGGGAGAATTTCTTCCGGAGTTTTATCAGCACAAGGAAGGCTTTTCAAATGCTTTTTATCATGTTTCTGGTGGCCATTGTGAGTGTGTATACCAAGCCTGATTTCAGGCTTTATCACTTCCTTTTATGTGTTCCTCCAGGCTCAGTTTTACTGGCTTATTATTTCTCAAATGCCAGAAAACGATGGTTTTACGAAAGCTTGTTCCTGATTTTAGTTTTCGCTATTCAGTACTTTTTGTTTGTTTAACTTTTTTTAACAATTTGGAACCTTATTCTTTGCTAAAGATTAATAGCTTTGTGACATGAAGTTTGTTTATGTATTAGAACACGCCCTGAGTGCATAATCTGGTAATAGATATTGGAAATACGAACCCTAAAATTGCTGTTTTTAAAGACAGAACAATGGTTCATGCTCAGGTTCTGAAGCAAATTACACCGGACGCAATACTGGACTTAATTAAAGAATACCAAATAACTTGCTCCACAATATCCAGTGTAGGTCCTGAATTAGAAGAAGTAATAAGTGTTTTGAAAGCAAATACAACTTACATTCCTTTTTCAACCGGGAGCAATATCGGGGTGAAAAACAAGTATAAAACACCATCCACGCTAGGATTGGACCGCTGGGCGAAAGTGATTGCGGCCCATTATTATTACCCGGCGAAAAACTGTTTTATCGTCGATGCCGGAACCTGCATTGTCTACGACTTACTAAATGCCCAAAGTGAATATTTTGGAGGAAGTATAAGTTTGGGAATAGAAATGCGTTTTAAAGCATTAAATCATTATACAGGGCGTTTGCCTTTGGTAGACTGGGATAGGGAAGAAGGAGAAATCCCTGAGGGAACAGATACAATTACCGCCATTCAAAATGGTGTTTTACAAGGAGTAATTAATGAAGTTGAAGGGTTTATCACCCAACAAAATAATAAAAATAACGACCTGACGGTATTGATAACAGGGGGTAGCGCTACATTTTTGCTGAAACAATTAAAAAACAGCATCTTTGCGCCTCAAATTACTCACGATCCGTATTTGGTATTAAAAGGATTAAATGAAGTCATTGCATTTGAATATGTACAAAAAAATTAATTATATAGCAGCCGTATTGGCCTTGTTTACCGGTATTACTGCTCAGGCACAGGTTACTTCTCAATCTCCATATTCACAGTTTGGACTTGGAAATGTCAAACCATTGGTACTTCCACAATTGCGGGCGATGGGAAGCATCTCTACAGGTGTTTTCAGACCGGGTGG comes from the Pedobacter sp. FW305-3-2-15-E-R2A2 genome and includes:
- a CDS encoding UDP-2,3-diacylglucosamine diphosphatase: MSKREVDIAVISDVHLGTYGCHAKELLKYLKSIKPKMLVLNGDIIDIWQFSKRYWPETHMKVVRKLMKFVVEGVPVYYLTGNHDELLRKFADMHMGAFHLQNKLVIELDGKKAWFFHGDIFDVTMQHSKWLAKLGAVGYDTLILINSLVNWCLELVGRDKMSFSKKIKAAFKDAVKFINKFESTAAELAVENGYQYVICGHIHQPEMRTVTTEEGSVMYLNSGDWVENLTALEYSDKAWKIFKYDHKDFEKDEVEEGELSDSEDLHSKLDINALLQKIKLEIV
- a CDS encoding DUF5977 domain-containing protein — protein: MFVFLNNLKKNILVVFLFLLLIPFIALSQGSTIPITLPKVLPASPQAQTYMRYGEIPIDLSTGVPNISIPIYTLKANKLEIPINISYHASGNKVSDIASTVGLGWVLNAGGVIVQNIVNNEDSYPLDFAFSSAQDVDNLLASQANTTDVRWLQYAGNKNYVSTGDIASDKYYINFNGFSGFFRYNMVSKEIETMPYSTLKIKRINFNSFEITDDEGIIWKFDHKGVQQGPNGFIGGSKEYYLTKIGFPGSNETVDLNYINSDEYYTYGFSETARHGVQVKHEGWIKLDPNFDEYVQSTSTNYINSRETDLLYQTKVNSPLLSSITWKNRVLSFNYLKDRLDPMKERLSTIEIKDGDVSKITSFDNNHYLGVNSGNYRLMLNGIKVDQEEYKFSYNPIDLPYYSNYNYQTDKAFCEDFWGYYNGNHKHHIPFKWTEGTIVNNLITKAVRSYVPSREPDTSLVKAGILTAIRYPTGGRSEFEFELNRGKNVYSGFPEKTDSINYFGGLRIKKVINFEGDKISESKFYEYSGGATTRMITPAHFLKNTAVFYVPKTAQPAGMYNYQDINVYDNEFASHAMSGFPFDDNGSVGFYKNVTVYNDALDKKSGKTDYEYSSYIPADIINLDRGSIKPDLLKQREYEYKNGAYGLLKETTNGYTKVALPKFLTAIRVEEEDKTTDPYPILLEDIPFKYYLQSLKVLGYQFNKNFSVWGVLGDKSFNLLTETSVKDFAPGGVIESKTSYLYDPSYRLLTPIEVRKTGSDNIVRREVFTHPFDYPGNTDYQQMVIQNIRSPTVEVFSYKESVLLSKTKQDFKKFGNQFFVGNVSAAKGNDVYEKRINYLKYDENGNPLFITKDSVTKIVYLWSYKGEFPVAEITNVSYTDMEGVLGTANIASFRNSNPDKGALDNFLQPLKLAFPQARISQYTYKSLLGITTSTDIKGLTTYYQYDNFHKLKSVKDHNGNIIRNYQYNYKPVPVSTVYYNARKEARIIRNNCGVGKVGGEVVYVVPEGTYTSTLSQASADYRADRDIELNGQNYANNAGSCNIDNSNPTNLNFNIENSLPQGITVILNVNGTPVSDAKFIASGGSVTVTTPISQGSLFNVSLMITSANLPHAALLSDGNIDIDGLVSSNNIIFNNVNLSVPNTFTITLF
- a CDS encoding glycosyltransferase family protein, with product MKILYAIQGTGNGHISRAREIVPLLQKYGEVDLLVSGTQADVKLVQEVKYQLHGFSFVFGKKGGVNHYETWKTMNLPRFMKDMKTIPLKDYNLILNDFEPVTAWACRTQGVESVGLSHQASFQSRKVPKPKSIDWAQLVMKYYAPASHYVGFHFERYDDFIYTPVIRAEIRNMVVSNLGHYSVYLPAIDDKFLVPILKQIPQVKWEVFSKHTKISYIDGNVEVSPVNNELFNKSLASCAGLFTGGGFEGPAEALFLGKKLLVAPMKFQYEQQCNAFALKKFGLPVIWGSNRNWLPIIKNWVNNPQEHQFHFPDETAAVIDKVVKDFAR
- a CDS encoding type III pantothenate kinase encodes the protein MHNLVIDIGNTNPKIAVFKDRTMVHAQVLKQITPDAILDLIKEYQITCSTISSVGPELEEVISVLKANTTYIPFSTGSNIGVKNKYKTPSTLGLDRWAKVIAAHYYYPAKNCFIVDAGTCIVYDLLNAQSEYFGGSISLGIEMRFKALNHYTGRLPLVDWDREEGEIPEGTDTITAIQNGVLQGVINEVEGFITQQNNKNNDLTVLITGGSATFLLKQLKNSIFAPQITHDPYLVLKGLNEVIAFEYVQKN
- a CDS encoding DUF6427 family protein; translated protein: MINQFRNLNPINLLLLFAYTFFMRMAIFADPPAQLNFEFLEPYTKFFIQIPVQNTFSPIGNAFFAAIIIYVQAILFNRVVNNHGLLNKPGFLPALLYVTAAGLFMPFLVLSPTLICNFLLIWIMDKFLKVGKSANALMIMFDIGMIIAIGTLIYFPFIVMLVMIWFTLLLYRSFNGREWMAGLVGFLTIFFFVWVFYYWNDNLSMFYKIWLPLGNKFPSVFKINYNDYLVLVPVLVMMVLAMIQLRENFFRSFISTRKAFQMLFIMFLVAIVSVYTKPDFRLYHFLLCVPPGSVLLAYYFSNARKRWFYESLFLILVFAIQYFLFV